DNA from Trachemys scripta elegans isolate TJP31775 chromosome 15, CAS_Tse_1.0, whole genome shotgun sequence:
aaaatgttttgtttccccaTTTTCTAAATGGAATGGTTCTACTTTTCAATTCAgatcaacatttcatttcaacattgcttttaatgaaatattttaaaataaaattaacaatcTGGTTATACAAAAATAAGTGGGTCTGACTTATCAGAATGATCAGAATGACCCAGGTAGCCTACTCCCAtgagagaaaaacatttaaatccataaataaaatattcttgtgttcatattttaacatatattaaaaacatacatatatatatatatataaaacaacatatttttaaatagatcTTTCCAGTACAaagctattttaaattaaatcattgTACATAATAAATACAGAACCTGTACAAATATTAATctataaattattacagagcagggCATGCTGGGTGTTTCAAAGGTCACATTTCATTATGTTGGCATCAGTGCCATACTACCCTCCAGGGGTACAGCACAACGGTGCCTTAGGACATCAGCACAGCACCAGCAGATGATGCCACTCCCAGGTAATACCGAGGAATTAAAACTCCTCTAGAGTCATTTTGACAGCAATACAAATTAccaggtcagatcctcagtgggtgtgAATTGAAGTCTTTGGAGCTAAACCaagttactccagctgaggatctagaccATGGTTTGGGATCTCAAAACCACCTCTAGAAAAGCACAACAAGGGGCATAAAGAGAACAAACATCTGCAGCAGTCATGTGCTGAGTGTTGTTGAATCCTGGTTAGGAGAGACACATACTCCACAGTGCACAGCGACTTAGTCAGGCTGGGTCACTGGACCTTTGAATCACTGGAAAATCAGGCCAAGTTTAACAACATGTTTAATGCTCAGACAGTCAGTGCTGCCGGGCCACAGTAACCTCATGATCTGATCTGACCTGGGAGTGACTGGTATGATTCTGCTTCACAGGCTAGCAGGCTTCAATCCAGCTAGTGCAGGTAACAATAGAGTGAAGACATGGCAGTGAAGGAAGTACAAGCCCAGCATGGACTCAGCTCACTGTCTTCAGTGCTATTGTTACTCATGCTAGTTGGATTCAAGCTAGCTAGGTAGcccatgcacagcttttgctgtgtagacatactctttgtCAACCTCCCAAcagctctgtgctgctggtgaCTTGGAATAACCAGTTAATCTCACATATAATTTAAGTTTCTATACCTGGGACTAGATTATCCGTTGCCCAGCACCTTGGGTCATCATTTGCCCCAGTGCTAAGTGAGCGTAAATTGTTACCGTTCTGTTTTAGAGGCATTTTATTACACTCGCTTGTCATTGGTGTAAATAATTGCTCAAGGTGTCGGACAATGGAAAAAATCAGCCAAGTGGGCAAAATGGGTTAAACTAGGGTTGGATCATCAGGATAGAttggggttggcaaactttttggtctgagggccacatttgggtatgaaaattgtatggtgcaccatgaatgctcacgaaattgggggttggggtatgggagggggtgagagctctggctgggggtgcgggctcagtggtggggccagaaatgaggagttcagagtgcgggagggggctcttggCTTGGGCAGGGGtgcgggtgagggctctggctgggtgtgcaggctctggggtgcaggagggtgagaccaagaggttcggagggcaggaggggaatctggactgggaatggggttggggtgtgggaggggatcagggatgcaggctccgggtggcgcttacttcaagcagctcccgaaagcagtggcatgtccccctctgACTCCTTCGctgaggcacggccaggcagctctgcatgctgccccatctgcaggtgccacccctgcagctcccattggccctgtttgctggccaatgggagctgcgggggtggcgcttggggtggggacagcatgcggagccccctggctgcccgtacacgtaggagccagaggggggccgtgccgctgcttccaggaccCAGGCAGAGCAAGcacctgaccccgctccctggcaggagctcaagggctgaattaaaatgtctgaaggtctggatgcagcccctgggccatagtttgcccacccctgggataGATGCTGGTTCTTTGTGCATTTGAATCCAGCCTGTTCCACTGTAGAGGATCTCAAACAGTGCAGCAATGAACCATTCCTGCAGAATCCAGTAGTGCTTTTGATAAGAAAAAAGGCACCTTGGCTTCTGTACGCTGTGCAGAGGTACCTGGAAGCTCTCAGGCCAGCTTTCCGTAAGTGCCTggtccccagcagctcccattgagagcGAAGGAGAATCCCCTCCAACCACTTGAGAACAACAGagaatccctcccacccccaagagcAATGGTGGCTGCTGCATGCCAAGCACTTTGCCAATCTGGCCCCGAGGGACTGTCGTCCTAGCACATTGGGTGTGGGACCAGAACATGACATGGCTCTGGTGTACCTGCACTGGGCTCCTGTGCAGCCGCTTCTCAGGGTTAAACAGGAGTTGTGTATTTCATTCAAGTATTTCTCGGAAGCCTGGCTCCGTCCCCATACCAGGTCTGGGTGGCAGCCATCTAgggctccctggctcccactggGCGACTCATTCAGGAGCGTGAAGAACCCTCCTTTCTTTTTGTGCCTTTCCGTCTTTTCCTTTGATCTCTGAGTGCCTGCAGCGCTTTCTTCACTGAGCCCCTGGCGAGTTTCTCCAGGAACTTCTGCCAGTTCCTGAGCACTTTGCATCCGTCAATCTTTTGTTGGAAAGCGTTAGTGGCTGCAGGTCTCTCTGGGGTGTGCCTGGAGTTGGGCGAGACGCCCTCGAGACAGAGGGCGCAGCCGGTGTTGGAGAGAAGCCCTCTCACCGCCCACTGGGTGTTTTGGAGTTTGTCAAGTAGTGCAGCAcctggggtgctcagcacctgctgctgcttcccgATGTTCTCGAGGGCGTCCTTCATATGCACCAGAGTCCGGTATAGCTCCTGCAGCATGACAACCTTTGGCTGGTCTGTTATATTCTCTGTAGGAAACCACTGTACAGCCTCATCGCAGAGTCGGCGAAGGTCGGACACAAGCAAGCCCTGGTGAGTCaactggaaataaaaataaacagatacaATGCCAGCCACCGGGGGAGAGATTGACGGAGTCGCTTGGGCCACTGTTACGTGGCCAGGAAAGGAAACCctcttagacaaacacctgccaatGATTGTCTCACTCCTGCCTCAACATGAGGGGATGAGCTaaatgaccccctgaggtcccttccagcctaaaTGTCTATGATTCACTACAATACATTACATTTATAGCAACAGGACACTACCTATTGTGGGACCTCAAAGCACTCTGCAGATGTTAAGGAATTAATTGTCACACCAGCCCACAGAAATAGGTCAATATTATTACAGCCATTTtatagatggtgaaactgaggcacagaaacatGAAGCAACTTGATTAGTGAGCTGATGACAAAGCCAGAGCTAGAACCAGACTTTTTGGTACCTAGGTCAGTGCTTTAATTACCGAACCATGCTTTTTCTACTATAGTCCTTGCACTAGACTAGAGGATCCAGTACTAGTGCTTGACAACAACATGaaaatgcagctacttctggggtggAGAGTAGCAGCCAGCATGCTAAACCACAGCAGGAGAATGGGAGATGTTGGCTGAGGACAAATTTCAGCTTCATGTTCATACAGTGCAGGCAGGACTGTGGCTTTTAAGATCTAAGAAAACTCCCACACGCTATATTGCTTGGAACCCAGTTCTCCTCTGGCAACatggcagggttgggggctgtgCTGGTCATGGTGCTCTAAGGAACATGAGTATGTCAGAGGGAATGCTTACACTGCTTGGGCCTGCCTAGCTAGATGGAGGTGTTCTCCACAGTCAGCTCTCAGGTGATTACTCTTTGACAATGGCAGTCAGGTACATCCAGCCAGACGGCACCAGCTGTGCTGCTAGAGGCACCAAACACGTCTTAACATTCCTCTGATCTATGATTCATTGGCCTGTGagttccctcccacacacacattctggcCAAAGCTCAGGGAAGCACTGATGGGCTCTGGGGAAATCTAGCTGGAGGGAAGGTGACTATGTCAGCGGGGTTATTCCCCCAGACCACCCACACACCTCCAACGACTCACAGCGCAACAGTCTGCCATCCCAGCTAGTCATGCTGACTCTACCACGTGGTATTTCCAGCGAACTCTTGTCCCAACAATAAGACAGGACACAGAGCAGGTCCCAGGCCTTTTTTGGGCAGAAGGATCCCAACATCATTGCATGTCAGTGAAACAGCCATCTTCGTGACAGACACTGGGGACTGAACTAgtgacctccagagctaaaagcatgagtcttTATAGCTTGACCTACAGAGGGAGGCTGTGTGCTGTACCAGGCCCCTATGTACTGGGCATGAGGTGCTACACACGTCACCCGGCCTCCACCTACAGGGAAATCAGTTAGCTCCTTGCTTACTCCATGGGGCCATCCCTGTGGCTGCCACCTTATGGGTACAGTTATGCAGTTACCAGCATGGGCCAACCACCTTTCCCAACCCTGCTGGATGCAGCTGTGCCCTCCATGCTGAGCTTAGTGGCGTCACTTGAGAGATTCTCCCCAGCCAGAGGTGCCCCCTGGAGGGCAGCACTTACATAGGACCTGAACAGCTCCTTGGCTTCCTTTTCCATCTGTCTTGTCTTTGCTGTGATTTTGTCCAGGGAATTCCGATGACACCCTCggcaaggggcagggctggagtttACATGTGCCAGACATTGGATGAAGAGACCCTGAGTCACGGCTAGAAAGGAATAGAAAAGAGTCCCATCAACTGATGCAGATGGTAGGGAGACACCAAGATACCTTAGCCCATATTGGAGGCCTTGTATCAAGGCAGGCAATAATGAAGGAGGTGTTAGCTGGAAACCTCTGTGCtttctttggaaggaaaaaagtaACATGTAATTGCTTCTCCTTTAAGCTCTCAGATCAGCTACTGGTCACATACCACTCTGCGAAAGCTGGCAAGATCAGAGCCCAAAGTGTCTCTTTTAGCACTGACAATGGCTGAGTGCATCAGCTGGCCATATAACAATGTGCGGAAGAACAATAACACGTGGCTATTTAGAGTGTTTTACACTGGGACCTCGGAGCGCTTTGCAAAAGCAGGAGTCATCCCTGATTTTCCCAGGGTGGGGAAGTGAGACCCAGCGTGATTAAAGCATCAATGAAAACAATCTTTGGTTTGGATTTCAACATTCCTCTGCATGTTTGCAACCCCCACTTTGTAGCATTATGCTTGTGCAGGAGGGCCAAAGACTGACTTGAGAGCCAGGCTACCTGTCCCTGGGAAGTGGATTCTAGTGTGTCCAGGGTAACTGAGCTAGGATCCCTGCGTCTGCTCTCAAGGCTGACACGTGCCTTAGGAAACCAGTTAAAATCCCTGTGTTGTTTCTTTTCCTGTTAGCTCATAGGTGGCCTGATTTTACTCCCACTGATGTCTATGAGGCCCTGAGTCATTTGCTCTATAACAGTGTTCTCCCCTGGGGCCCATGCTCAGGCGACCTGCTTGGGGGCTCCCCAGTAGGGGGCTGTTCTGGCTCTCAAGCGAAATTTCCCAGAGGCTGGAGTAAAGGAGCCCAACGTGTCCTTTGTCCGTCTAAGCAGCAATGCTCGTTGGAGATGTAAATGACACTGTGGGGCTAAGCACAGAGTGGCTCGTCCCTTGGGACTATCCCAGCCGGGTATCTGGGGGTATCTGAAAGGTACTAGACGAGACCTAAGAAGCTACAGGTTCTGCTTtctcccctcatccccctgcataAGTATTGCAGAAAAACTAGAATCCAAGATTTCTAATAACTCCTTGGGcaacattcatagattctaaggttgGACGGTTTAATtctggtcatctagtctgacctcctgcagaacccAGGCCAGGGCACTGCCCAAATTACATCTCCATCCAGCCCATAACCACTGTATGAGGCAGACTCATCAACGCCAGCGAATGCCAATCCAGTGTTCCTGGCAGAAACCTGCGGGGTGTTCCAGGGTAATTTCTTTTGTTCATGCTCTATCCCCTAACTATATCTACTTCCCTAGATCAATAGCTGGGATATAAGGTACCCGCAAGGGTGGAGAggaaggtgcctaaatatctttgtgaatCCTACCCACATATCTCCCTGTTTCTCTTATACGCATCACTGTGATATCTGCCTTTGGTTATTCAGCATTCACCCTCTTGGCTTCGATGACACGATGCAGTTGAAGTAaacatggtctagataatacttggccctgccatgagtgcagggaactagatgacctctcgagatcccttccactCCTACGATTCAATGATTCTGTGCTGCCTGGGCGGGGTGCCCCTTCCTCAGACCGTGTAGCTAGGCGAGTTCGGCAAAGGATTTCTACCAGAAGTTTTCCGTTGGAAAATGATGATTAGACGCAATGGACGTTCCATGGGAACGTGTCAAATCCATCTAAACTTTCAACAGAAAGCAGGCAGGCGCTCTGCGCAGctctgagccagccagccagcttatcagccttccctgctccctgggcaGGTGGTTCGCCAGGCTCCTGGGGCTGCCCAACTCCTTGCTGGCAAGGtgggcagccacagagctggggagcctgggcacGCGGAGCGTTTCCAGGAAATATTTCTGAATTCCTTTCCAGCAAAAAGATTTGAGATTTTTGACTTTTGGTCCCAATTCAGGACAATTTAGCTTTTTACACTAGAAATTTTTCAcgggatggaaattccacttcCTAGCCAGTGCTAGGAGCCAGGATCCACAGGGCCATCGCCAGAGCTGCTAGATGCAGCATCTTGGGAGCACTTGAATTCCTCAGAGTGCCGCCCACATGGCTCCCAGGTGGGAAGAAACAAGACTTGGAGGAAGTTCACTCCTGACGCAAAGGGGGCCAACTCTATTGACGCTGGTAGAACTGCCCCACTTATGCCTGGTCTGGAGGCAGCCCTCCCTCCTGGGGAAGGTGACGTTTGGACAGAAATTGAGTTTGGTGAACTTTTTTCACTcgtaagactaacagatgtattggagcataagctttcgtgggtgaataccctgcgtctgacgaagtgggcattcacccacgaaagcttatgctccaatacatctgttagtcttaaaggtgccacagaaccctcggttgctttttacaaaaccagactaacacggctcccctctgatacttttctcaCTCTTGACGCTCACACAGATCATTGAGAAGCTCCTGGGTTTTTAGATTAGCAATCTCCCAGAACATACTGCACCACAGGCTAGCTGAAGGCAGCGGGGCTGGGCTGCAGAGATGCTAGCAAGGACAGAGTTGACTTGCTCTTTCCTGTTGCAGAAGAAGTTGTAATCTCCAGAAATACCAAGTGTGTTTCTTTAGCAGCATTGCTGTGTGTGTTAATAATTAATATAgacccacatgcgtctgacgaagtgggtattcatccacgaaagcttatg
Protein-coding regions in this window:
- the CASTOR1 gene encoding cytosolic arginine sensor for mTORC1 subunit 1 isoform X3 — encoded protein: MDLQILEHRVRVLSLARRGLWLYTHPLLKLLLLPRRSRCKFFSLTETPEDYTIMLDEEGFKAVTQGLFIQCLAHVNSSPAPCRGCHRNSLDKITAKTRQMEKEAKELFRSYLTHQGLLVSDLRRLCDEAVQWFPTENITDQPKVVMLQELYRTLVHMKDALENIGKQQQVLSTPGAALLDKLQNTQWAVRGLLSNTGCALCLEGVSPNSRHTPERPAATNAFQQKIDGCKVLRNWQKFLEKLARGSVKKALQALRDQRKRRKGTKRKEGSSRS